The Nitrospira sp. genome segment CAATCACAAATCTGTCTAAAATGTTGGGGCGTATGCATCCCGCCGATGTGGCCAAGGCGGTGACGCATCTTTCCTCGCCAAAAGAAAAACGGGAAATTTTTGAGCTGGTTCGTGGTGAAAGGAAGCGTGGGCAGGCGCTCAGTGAGCTTGATGGGGAGAGCATTCAACAGGTGCTTGCGGATCTGCTCCACTCCGATATCGCCTGGCTCTTAAAGGATCTCGGCCCTGATGACGTCGCCTATATTCTTGGGTTTCTCCCGGAAGAGCGAAGCAAAGAGGTGCTGGCTCTGATGAAGACGGAGGATTCGAACGAAGTGGCCGATATTCTCCGATACCCCAAAGATACGGCCGGCGCCATTATGACCACGGAATTCTTTTCTCTGCCTGAGGATTCCACGGCACAGGAGGCCATACGTCGTTTGCAACAGGCAACTGATGCGGAAATGGTGTTCTATATCTATGTAACAGATAAGGATGATCGCTTGGTTGGTGTTCTGTCGCTTCGGCAGCTGCTCACAGTGCCTCCCACGACACCGCTAAAAAACATCATGACGCGGGAGGCCATGAGCGTCAGCATTGACATGGATCAGGAAGAGGTGGCGAGGCAGGTAGCCAACTATAACTTATTGGCGATTCCGGTCGTAGAGCGAGATGGAAAGCTTGTGGGAATTATCACGGTTGATGATGTGGTTGATGTCATCCGTGAAGAAGCAACCGAGGACATGTTGAAGATGGCCGGAGCCATTGAAGAGGATACGGCTTCAAAGTCATCAAGCATTGCTGCCGCGAGACTGCGATTGCCGTGGCTGTTTACCAACCTAGTGGGGAGTCTGCTCTCCGGAGCGATCCTTTGGTATTTCCGCTATACGGTTCAAGAGGTTGTGGCCATTGTGAGTTTTATTCCTGTCATCGCGGCGATGGGTGGTAATGTCGGCTTGCAATCATCCACGCTGATCATTCGTGGGTTGGCTACCGGTTCTGTCGAGCTCACTCATGTATGGCCGGTATTTTTTCGTGAAGCAAAGATCGGGCTGGTGATGGGACTGGCGTGCGGGATGACCTTGACGTTGGTCGCGTGGGTGTTGCATCAAGGTTTTCTGGGAATGGTTGTTGGCACTTCGCTGATGATCGCCTTTTTTGTCTCGACCAGTATGGCGACGATTATGCCGATCCTCCTGAAGCGTCTAGGGGTAGATCCTGCTGTCGCGGCTGGCCCTTTTGTGACGACGGCGAATGATATTACGGGTATTTCTATTTATTTGACGTTGGCCACACTGTTCTTAGAGCACCTCCGATGACAGGGTTTCGCAGATCGCTGGGGAGCCGGTGTGTCCAGGATGAGAGGGGTCCGTGCCGCTTGTAAAGACGACTGCGATCGTTTTGCGGAGCCGAAAGTGGGGCGATGCCGATCGAATTGTCACCTTCTACACGAGAGAACGAGGGAAGATTCGAGGGGCGGCTCGTGGTGCGCGTCGACTTAAAAGCCGATTCGGAGCGGCACTTGAGCCGTTCAGCCTGTGCCGGTTGAATCTCTATGAAAGAACCGGTGATTCACTCTTTCGGATTTCACAGGTTGATCTTGTCCGGTCTTCCCAGAAGTTACTGGAATCTCTCAGTCTGATAGATTCAGCGGCACGGATGGTGAACGTGATGGCCGCGATCACGCCGGATGGAGATCCGGACCCACTCTTGTTTGATACGCTCGAGCAAGGTCTTGCGTCGCTTCAAGAGAGTCAAGACCCGACTTTTATGGCGCTCCTATTTCAGATCAGATTGTTGGGTGTCACGGGATTTCGCCCCC includes the following:
- the mgtE gene encoding magnesium transporter gives rise to the protein MVIQSVQKLLRRGAITNLSKMLGRMHPADVAKAVTHLSSPKEKREIFELVRGERKRGQALSELDGESIQQVLADLLHSDIAWLLKDLGPDDVAYILGFLPEERSKEVLALMKTEDSNEVADILRYPKDTAGAIMTTEFFSLPEDSTAQEAIRRLQQATDAEMVFYIYVTDKDDRLVGVLSLRQLLTVPPTTPLKNIMTREAMSVSIDMDQEEVARQVANYNLLAIPVVERDGKLVGIITVDDVVDVIREEATEDMLKMAGAIEEDTASKSSSIAAARLRLPWLFTNLVGSLLSGAILWYFRYTVQEVVAIVSFIPVIAAMGGNVGLQSSTLIIRGLATGSVELTHVWPVFFREAKIGLVMGLACGMTLTLVAWVLHQGFLGMVVGTSLMIAFFVSTSMATIMPILLKRLGVDPAVAAGPFVTTANDITGISIYLTLATLFLEHLR
- the recO gene encoding DNA repair protein RecO, which encodes MPLVKTTAIVLRSRKWGDADRIVTFYTRERGKIRGAARGARRLKSRFGAALEPFSLCRLNLYERTGDSLFRISQVDLVRSSQKLLESLSLIDSAARMVNVMAAITPDGDPDPLLFDTLEQGLASLQESQDPTFMALLFQIRLLGVTGFRPQTDHCAACGKTHFVGEPQFSPVAGGLVCLSCAAHQRVRCVAFSRGSLSFLQQAIRLDSALVTRLRASGQVRGEVEAAIEGYVTVVAGKRLPSANFLSVAVS